In Blastopirellula sediminis, the following proteins share a genomic window:
- a CDS encoding motility protein A produces MDIASVIGLIAAFGLILVSILIAPGSSLGAFIDVPSVLVVCGGAVAACMMAFPLKTILGSPMALKVCFLNKPTDVTSLIKEIVSLAETARRDGLLALEGRIAEISNPFIVVGIQMAVDGARPDVIEDLLRTEIDAVATRHRDIKAFYDQMGRFAPAYGMIGTLLGLIIMLGNMSDPSSIGSGMAVALLTTLYGAIVSNCVFLPFAEKLSFLNKQELLTMEIIVRGIMAIQSGENPRVIEQKLRTFLPPAARKKAEEAK; encoded by the coding sequence ATGGACATCGCGTCAGTCATAGGTCTGATCGCCGCATTCGGGCTGATTCTGGTGTCGATCTTGATCGCACCAGGCTCTTCGCTGGGCGCGTTTATCGACGTTCCGTCGGTGCTCGTCGTCTGCGGCGGCGCGGTTGCGGCGTGCATGATGGCCTTTCCGCTGAAGACGATCCTCGGTTCGCCGATGGCCCTGAAGGTCTGCTTTCTGAACAAGCCGACCGACGTTACTTCGTTGATCAAAGAAATCGTCAGCCTGGCCGAAACCGCCCGACGCGACGGTCTGCTCGCCCTGGAAGGGCGCATCGCCGAAATCAGTAATCCGTTTATTGTCGTCGGCATACAGATGGCGGTCGACGGCGCACGCCCTGACGTGATTGAAGATTTGCTCCGCACCGAAATTGACGCAGTCGCCACAAGGCATCGCGACATTAAGGCGTTTTACGACCAAATGGGACGTTTCGCCCCGGCTTACGGGATGATCGGCACGCTGCTCGGTTTGATCATCATGCTCGGTAACATGAGCGATCCGTCCTCCATCGGCTCCGGTATGGCCGTGGCGCTGTTAACGACGCTTTATGGTGCGATCGTCTCGAACTGCGTCTTTCTGCCGTTCGCCGAGAAGCTCTCGTTTTTGAACAAGCAAGAGCTGCTCACCATGGAAATCATCGTCCGCGGCATCATGGCGATTCAGTCGGGCGAAAACCCTCGCGTGATCGAACAAAAGCTCCGAACGTTCCTCCCTCCTGCGGCCCGCAAGAAAGCGGAAGAGGCGAAATAA